One Peromyscus leucopus breed LL Stock chromosome 4, UCI_PerLeu_2.1, whole genome shotgun sequence genomic region harbors:
- the Ptk6 gene encoding protein-tyrosine kinase 6 gives MSSWDKDHLGSKYMGLWDFKARTDEELSFQAGDLLHVTRKEEQWWWATLLDAAGKALAEGYVPHNYLAKKETVESEPWFFGDISRLEATHRLQAEDNSKGAFLVRVSHKAGADYVLSVRDTQAVRHYRIWADDVGRLHLNEAVSFPSLTELVDYHKIQSLSHGLQLTMPCWKHKTEPLPHWDDWERPREEFTLCKKLGAGYFGEVFEGLWKGQVRVAVKVISRDNLLHQHTFQSEIQAMKRLRHKRILALYAVASAGDPVYIITELMPKGSLLQLLRDSDEKVLPISELVDFASQVAEGMCYLESQNYIHRDLAARNVLVAENNLCKVGDFGLARLVKEDIYLSHDHNIPYKWTAPEALSRGHYSIKSDVWSFGVLLHEIFSRGQMPYPGMSNHEAFLRVDAGYRMPCPLECPPNIYKLMLGCWSQDPKQRPCFKELCEKLSGITRYENLV, from the exons ATGTCATCGTGGGACAAGGACCACCTGGGCTCTAAGTACATGGGCCTCTGGGACTTCAAGGCACGAACAGATGAGGAGCTGAGCTTTCAGGCAGGAGACCTCCTGCATGTTACCAGGAAGGAGGAACAATGGTGGTGGGCCACCTTGCTGGATGCGGCAGGCAAGGCCTTGGCTGAGGGCTATGTGCCCCACAATTACCTGGCTAAGAAGGAAACTGTGGAGTCTGAGCC GTGGTTCTTTGGTGATATCTCCCGCCTAGAGGCCACGCACAGGTTGCAGGCTGAGGACAACTCAAAGGGTGCCTTCCTGGTCAGAGTCAGCCACAAGGCAGGAGCAGACTATGTTCTCTCTG TGCGGGACACTCAGGCCGTGCGACATTACAGGATCTGGGCAGACGATGTGGGCCGGCTGCATCTGAACGAGGCGGTGTCCTTCCCCAGCCTGACTGAGCTTGTGGACTACCACAAGATCCAGAGCCTGTCCCATGGCCTGCAACTGACTATGCCCTGCTGGAAG cacaAAACTGAGCCCTTGCCCCACTGGGATGACTGGGAGAGGCCAAGGGAGGAGTTCACACTCTGTAAGAAGCTGGGGGCCGGCTACTTTGGGGAGGTCTTCGAAGGGCTCTGGAAAGGCCAGGTCCGTGTGGCTGTGAAGGTGATCTCTAGAG ATAACCTCCTGCACCAGCACACCTTCCAGTCTGAGATCCAGGCCATGAAGAGGCTGCGGCACAAGCGCATCCTGGCACTGTATGCTGTGGCATCTGCAGGGGACCCCGTCTACATCATCACGGAGCTCATGCCCAAGGGGAGCCTGCTGCAGCTATTAAGGG ACTCTGATGAGAAAGTCCTGCCTATTTCGGAGCTGGTGGACTTTGCATCACAGGTTGCTGAGGGCATGTGCTACCTGGAATCTCAGAATTACATCCACCGTGACCTGGCTGCTAGAAATGTTCTCGTTGCAGAGAACAATCTCTGCAAAGTGGGGGACTTTGGGCTGGCCAGGCTTGTCAAG GAGGACATCTACCTTTCCCACGACCACAACATCCCCTACAAATGGACAGCACCTGAGGCACTCTCCCGAGGGCATTACTCCATCAAATCTGACGTCTGGTCTTTTGGGGTTCTCCTCCATGAAATTTTCAGCAGGGGGCAGATGCCCTACCCAG GCATGTCCAATCATGAGGCCTTCCTGAGGGTGGATGCCGGCTACCGCATGCCATGCCCCCTGGAATGCCCACCCAACATATACAAGCTGATGCTCGGCTGTTGGAGCCAGGATCCCAAgcagagaccttgcttcaaagaACTGTGTGAGAAACTCTCAGGCATCACCAGGTATGAGAACCTGGTTTGA
- the Ppdpf gene encoding pancreatic progenitor cell differentiation and proliferation factor, with protein sequence MAAIPSSGSLVATHDYYRRRLGSSSSNSSCGSAEYPGDAVPHPPGLPKADPGHWWTSFFFGKSTLPFMATVLESPEHSAESPQASRSPITRGLAPETVKQQPNTRAPS encoded by the exons ATGGCAGCCATCCCTTCTAGCGGCTCGCTCGTGGCTACCCATGACTACTATCGGC gACGCCTGGGCTCCTCGTCCAGCAACAGCTCCTGCGGAAGTGCAGAGTACCCCGGGGACGCCGTGCCCCACCCCCCGG GTCTCCCCAAGGCCGACCCTGGCCACTGGTGGACCAGCTTCTTTTTCGGGAAGTCTACCCTCCCGTTCATGGCCACAGTGTTGGAGTCTCCTGAGCA CTCGGCAGAATCCCCCCAGGCCTCCAGAAGCCCGATCACCCGTGGCCTGGCTCCTGAAACCGTGAAGCAGCAGCCCAACACGAGGGCCCCGTCCTGA
- the Srms gene encoding tyrosine-protein kinase Srms, translating into MRLRPQPGPLGMEPFFRKRLTFLSFFWDKIWPASESEEDIPRIQGLDDNPVLEQPAAIEPCSFPAPRARLFRALYDFTARCAEELSVSRGDRLYALKEEGDYIFAQRLSGPPSTGLVPVTYLAKATPETPSDQPWYFSGISRTQAQQLLLSPANAPGAFLIRPSESSVGGYSLSVRAQTKVCHYRICMAPGGSLYLQEGRFFPSLDALLDYYKTNWKLIQNPLLQPCIPQMPLAQDEWERPRSEFVLRRKLGEGFFGEVWEGLWLGSMPVAVKVIKSADMKLADLTKEIEALKSLRHERLIRLHAICSLGEPVYIVTELMGKGNLQVYLGSPEGKALSLPHLLGFACQVAEGMSYLEERRVVHRDLAARNVLVGDDLTCKVADFGLARLLKDDVYSPSSGSKIPVKWTAPEAANYRVFSQKSDVWSFGILLYEVFTYGQCPYEGMTNHETLQQISRGYRLPRPAACPAEVYVLMVECWKGSPEERPTFAALREKMNAIHRRLHLSLT; encoded by the exons ATGCGCCTTCGTCCACAGCCAGGCCCCCTAGGCATGGAGCCCTTCTTCCGGAAGCGGCTCACTTTCTTGTCCTTTTTCTGGGATAAGATCTGGCCAGCGAGTGAGTCGGAGGAAGACATCCCCCGGATCCAGGGACTTGACGACAACCCAGTGCTGGAGCAGCCCGCTGCCATTGAGCCTTGCAGCTTTCCCGCCCCACGCGCGCGACTCTTCCGCGCGCTCTACGACTTCACTGCTCGGTGTGCAGAGGAACTGAGCGTCAGCCGCGGAGACAGACTCTACGCCCTCAAGGAGGAGGGCGACTACATCTTTGCCCAAAGGCTCTCTGGGCCGCCCAGTACGGGACTGGTTCCAGTCACCTACCTTGCCAAGGCCACCCCTGAAACGCCCTCAGACCAACC TTGGTACTTCAGTGGGATCAGCAGGACTCAGGCCCAGCAGTTGCTCTTGTCTCCCGCCAATGCACCTGGGGCCTTCCTCATCCGGCCCAGTGAAAGCAGCGTCGGGGGATATTCTCTGTCAG TTCGGGCCCAAACCAAAGTCTGCCACTACCGCATCTGCATGGCACCTGGTGGCAGCCTCTACCTGCAGGAGGGCCGGTTCTTCCCCAGCCTGGATGCATTGCTCGATTACTACAAGACCAACTGGAAGCTGATACAGAACCCTCTGTTGCAGCCCTGCATACCCCAG ATGCCCCTGGCTCAGGACGAGTGGGAACGGCCACGCTCAGAATTTGTCCTTCGGAGAAAGCTGGGTGAAGGCTTCTTCGGGGAGGTGTGGGAAGGCCTGTGGCTGGGCTCTATGCCTGTGGCGGTGAAGGTTATCAAATCAG CTGACATGAAACTGGCAGACCTCACCAAGGAGATTGAGGCACTGAAGAGCTTGAGGCACGAGCGGCTGATTCGGCTTCACGCCATATGCTCCCTGGGTGAACCTGTGTACATCGTTACTGAACTCATGGGCAAGGGCAACTTGCAGGTCTACCTGGGCA GCCCTGAGGGAAAGGCCCTGAGCCTGCCTCATCTACTGGGGTTTGCCTGCCAAGTAGCTGAGGGCATGAGCTACCTGGAGGAAAGGCGTGTTGTCCACCGGGACTTGGCTGCTAGGAACGTGCTGGTGGGTGATGACCTCACCTGCAAAGTAGCTGATTTCGGCCTGGCCAGGCTGCTCAAG GATGATGTCTACTCCCCAAGCAGTGGCTCCAAGATCCCTGTCAAGTGGACGGCACCTGAGGCAGCTAATTACCGTGTCTTCTCCCAAAAGTCAGATGTCTGGTCCTTTGGCATCCTGCTATATGAGGTCTTCACTTATGGCCAGTGTCCCTATGAAG GAATGACCAACCACGAGACACTACAGCAGATCAGCCGAGGGTACCGCTTGCCACGCCCAGCTGCCTGCCCAGCAGAGGTCTATGTGCTTATGGTGGAGTGCTGGAAGGGCAGCCCTGAGGAGCGTCCCACCTTTGCCGCACTGAGGGAGAAGATGAATGCCATACACAGGCGGCTCCATCTGAGCCTCACGTGA
- the Fndc11 gene encoding fibronectin type III domain-containing protein 11 codes for MNFQVTGLALDKMKLDSPHSFLDSEEVEEAEDQQLLEPEAWRTYMERRNVLREFLTTDLSPQLLKRHHARMQLLKKCSYYIEILPKHLALGDQNPLVLPNTMFQLIDPWKFQRMKKVGTAQTKIQLLLLGDLLEQLDHGRAALDALLEAPDPRPFLAGWGLVEQQLADLSAVMDNFLAMMVPGHLHVKHRLVSDIGATKIPHIRLMLSTKMPVMFDRKESVAHQDWVSLRWFVTIQSAAPEQYELRFKLLEPRTQQECTQCGIVPVAACTFDVHNLLPNRTYKFTIKRAESYTLVYEPWRDSLTLQTTPGPPEGPVPSRLGKPSLPLTTPSER; via the coding sequence ATGAACTTCCAGGTGACAGGCCTGGCCCTGGACAAAATGAAGCTGGACAGTCCACATTCCTTTCTGGActcagaggaggtggaggaagcagaggaccAGCAGCTGCTGGAGCCAGAGGCTTGGAGGACCTATATGGAGCGACGCAATGTGCTGCGTGAGTTTCTGACCACAGACCTGAGCCCCCAGTTGCTCAAGCGCCACCATGCCCGCATGCAGCTGCTCAAAAAGTGTTCCTACTACATTGAGATCCTCCCTAAGCACCTGGCCCTAGGTGACCAGAACCCACTGGTGCTGCCCAACACCATGTTCCAGCTCATTGACCCCTGGAAGTTTCAGCGCATGAAGAAGGTGGGCACAGCACAGACCAAGATCCAGCTCCTGCTGCTTGGGGACCTGCTGGAACAGCTGGACCATGGCCGAGCAGCACTGGATGCCCTGCTTGAGGCCCCTGACCCACGGCCCTTCCTGGCTGGCTGGGGGCTTGTGGAGCAACAGTTGGCAGACCTGTCGGCTGTCATGGACAACTTCCTGGCTATGATGGTACCAGGGCACCTGCATGTCAAGCACCGCCTGGTATCTGACATTGGAGCCACCAAAATTCCACACATCCGGCTTATGCTAAGCACGAAGATGCCAGTTATGTTCGACCGGAAGGAGTCAGTGGCCCATCAGGACTGGGTCAGCCTGCGCTGGTTTGTTACCATCCAATCAGCAGCACCAGAGCAGTATGAACTGCGCTTCAAGCTGCTGGAGCCTCGGACACAACAGGAGTGTACACAGTGTGGCATAGTCCCTGTGGCTGCCTGCACCTTTGATGTCCACAACCTGTTGCCCAACCGTACCTACAAGTTCACTATCAAGAGGGCAGAAAGCTACACCCTGGTGTATGAGCCCTGGCGGGACAGCCTCACCTTGCAGACCACACCAGGACCCCCTGAAGGGCCTGTCCCCAGTCGGCTGGGCAAGCCCAGCCTGCCCTTGACCACACCTTCTGAGAGATGA